A DNA window from Streptomyces bacillaris contains the following coding sequences:
- a CDS encoding oxidoreductase — translation MHSWNLDDMPDLSGRTAVVTGANSGIGAVTALALARSGARTLLACRDPERGRRALEAVRRAAPRSDARLVRLNLADLASVGEAADTVAKEADGRLDLLVNNAGVMALPLLRTADGFEMQFGTNHLGHFALTLRLLPVLGVTGPARVVTLSSLGHRIGRIDLGNLDAARGYSKWGAYAQSKLANLLFTAELDRRARASGRDLLALAAHPGLAATELGQAGPLLSGRKWAAKLERASRLYTQPASAGALPTLYAATLPDAPGGSYYGPRHLGETRGAPGPARRSGRARDRNMARALWEESARLTGLDADLV, via the coding sequence ATGCACTCCTGGAACCTCGACGACATGCCCGACCTCTCCGGCAGGACCGCCGTCGTCACCGGCGCCAACAGCGGCATCGGCGCGGTCACCGCGCTCGCCCTCGCCCGCTCCGGGGCCCGTACTCTGCTCGCCTGCCGGGACCCGGAGCGGGGGCGGCGGGCGCTGGAGGCCGTCCGCCGGGCCGCGCCGCGCTCGGACGCCCGGCTCGTCCGCCTCAATTTGGCGGATCTGGCCTCGGTGGGCGAGGCGGCCGACACCGTCGCGAAGGAGGCGGACGGCCGCCTCGACCTCCTGGTGAACAACGCCGGAGTGATGGCGCTGCCGCTCCTGCGTACGGCGGACGGCTTCGAGATGCAGTTCGGCACCAACCACCTCGGCCACTTCGCCCTCACCCTCCGGCTGCTCCCGGTCCTCGGCGTGACGGGACCCGCCCGGGTGGTGACCCTCTCCTCGCTCGGTCACCGCATCGGCCGCATCGACCTCGGCAACCTCGACGCCGCACGCGGCTACAGCAAGTGGGGCGCCTACGCGCAGTCCAAGCTCGCCAACCTGCTCTTCACCGCCGAACTCGACCGGCGCGCCCGCGCCTCGGGCCGCGACCTCCTCGCGCTCGCCGCCCACCCCGGCCTCGCCGCCACGGAGCTGGGGCAGGCCGGACCGCTGCTGTCCGGCCGGAAGTGGGCGGCGAAGCTGGAGCGGGCGTCGCGCCTGTACACCCAGCCCGCCTCCGCCGGTGCGCTGCCCACGCTGTACGCGGCGACGCTCCCGGACGCGCCCGGCGGCTCGTACTACGGTCCCCGGCACCTGGGCGAGACCCGGGGCGCCCCGGGACCCGCCCGCAGGTCCGGACGGGCGCGGGACAGGAACATGGCGCGGGCACTCTGGGAGGAGTCGGCACGGCTGACCGGGCTGGACGCGGACCTGGTCTGA
- a CDS encoding SAM-dependent methyltransferase: MSVDDVEFRRRIRSDVPHSARVWNAWLGGKDNYPVDRELADAVSAAYPQMVDIARASRAFQARAIRHLASLGIRQFLDVGTGLPVANSTHEVAQSIVPDARIVYVDNDPIVLAHAHALLTSAPEGRTAYVDADLSETDTVVDEAAKTLDLSEPVAVLLLSTLGHLVPADGIRVVQQYMARMPSGSYLVLCDTVKTPQTLAAQEAYDSGENPPYLVREPEEITDCAAGLEIIEPGFLSIALWRPEEDDPVLVDQWGLVARKP; the protein is encoded by the coding sequence ATGAGCGTCGACGACGTTGAGTTCCGCCGCAGGATCCGCTCCGATGTCCCGCACTCGGCGAGGGTGTGGAACGCCTGGCTGGGCGGCAAGGACAACTACCCCGTGGACCGGGAGCTGGCCGACGCGGTGAGCGCCGCCTACCCCCAGATGGTCGACATCGCGCGCGCCTCCCGCGCCTTCCAGGCCCGGGCGATCCGGCACCTCGCCTCCCTGGGCATCCGTCAGTTCCTGGACGTCGGCACGGGTCTGCCGGTGGCGAACAGCACCCACGAGGTGGCCCAGAGCATCGTGCCGGACGCACGGATCGTCTACGTGGACAACGACCCCATCGTCCTCGCCCACGCCCACGCCCTGCTGACCAGCGCCCCGGAGGGCCGGACCGCCTACGTGGACGCCGATCTCTCCGAGACGGACACGGTGGTGGACGAGGCGGCGAAGACGCTCGACCTCTCCGAGCCGGTCGCCGTGCTGCTGCTCTCGACGCTGGGGCACCTCGTCCCGGCCGACGGCATCAGGGTCGTCCAGCAGTACATGGCCCGGATGCCCTCGGGCAGCTACCTGGTGCTCTGCGACACGGTGAAGACCCCGCAGACGCTGGCCGCCCAGGAGGCGTACGACTCCGGCGAGAACCCCCCGTACCTGGTCAGGGAGCCGGAGGAGATCACGGACTGCGCGGCGGGTCTGGAGATCATCGAGCCGGGCTTCCTGTCGATCGCCCTGTGGCGCCCCGAGGAGGACGACCCGGTGCTGGTCGACCAGTGGGGGCTGGTGGCCCGCAAGCCGTAG
- a CDS encoding HSP18 transcriptional regulator: MSAAEQPDPTRHPDPDAVSLLAAAAALGIIDGAVRDARTATAEQADGPATDPDRAQALASLQLLRELRERLAGWETGLIEAARAAGASWAELADPLGVASRQAAERRYLRLRPGSLGSTGEERVKATRDRRAADRTITTWARQNAADLRSLAGQVTALTGLPSPAGAPLDQLRQALAADDAALLVAPLTAVRPHLPSGQRQLAARIDSLTRRTGELREDTAARRQGG, from the coding sequence GTGTCAGCAGCGGAGCAGCCCGACCCCACCCGCCACCCCGATCCGGACGCCGTCTCCCTCCTCGCCGCAGCCGCGGCGCTGGGCATCATCGACGGCGCGGTCCGTGACGCCCGGACCGCCACGGCGGAGCAGGCCGACGGCCCGGCGACCGATCCGGACCGGGCCCAGGCACTGGCCTCGCTCCAGCTGCTGCGCGAACTGCGGGAGCGGCTCGCGGGGTGGGAGACCGGGCTGATCGAGGCCGCCCGGGCGGCGGGGGCCAGCTGGGCCGAGCTGGCCGACCCGCTCGGTGTCGCCAGCCGGCAGGCGGCCGAGCGCCGCTATCTGCGGCTGCGTCCCGGCTCCCTCGGCTCCACCGGGGAGGAGCGGGTCAAGGCCACCCGGGACCGGCGCGCGGCCGACCGCACCATCACCACCTGGGCCCGTCAGAACGCCGCCGACCTGCGCTCCCTGGCCGGTCAGGTCACCGCCCTCACCGGGCTGCCCTCCCCCGCGGGCGCCCCGCTGGACCAGTTGCGCCAGGCCCTCGCCGCCGACGACGCCGCCCTCCTCGTCGCCCCGCTCACGGCGGTCCGGCCGCATCTGCCGTCGGGGCAACGGCAGCTGGCCGCCCGGATCGACTCCCTCACCCGCCGCACCGGCGAACTGCGCGAGGACACGGCGGCGCGGCGGCAGGGCGGCTGA
- a CDS encoding Hsp20/alpha crystallin family protein codes for MLMRTDPFRELDRITEQILRPGTWSRPSAMPMDAYREGDEYVVAFDLPGVSPDAIDVDVERNMLTVRAERRPAVNADNVQMELSERPLGVFSRQIVLADTLDTERIDADYDAGVLTLRIPIAERAKPRKISIGAGSSRKQIKG; via the coding sequence ATGCTCATGCGTACCGACCCCTTCCGTGAACTCGACCGGATCACCGAGCAGATCCTGCGCCCCGGCACCTGGTCGCGGCCCTCGGCGATGCCGATGGACGCGTACCGCGAGGGCGACGAGTACGTGGTGGCGTTCGATCTCCCCGGTGTCTCGCCGGACGCGATCGACGTGGACGTCGAGCGCAACATGCTGACCGTCCGGGCCGAGCGGCGGCCGGCCGTCAACGCCGACAACGTCCAGATGGAGCTGTCCGAACGGCCGCTGGGCGTGTTCTCCCGGCAGATCGTCCTGGCGGACACCCTGGACACCGAGCGCATCGACGCCGACTACGACGCGGGTGTCCTGACCCTGCGCATCCCGATCGCCGAGCGCGCCAAGCCCCGCAAGATCTCCATCGGCGCGGGCTCCTCGCGCAAGCAGATCAAGGGCTGA
- a CDS encoding DUF2267 domain-containing protein, with protein sequence MTLRWEAFLDRVRERGTYETREEAERAARVVLALLGAHLVGAERAELAARLPETMALILLNPLQAAEPLSPERFVRATAAWIEGATERTALWDVGAVLSVAADAAGEDLLRRILLQLPTGYDLLFGRPQPL encoded by the coding sequence GTGACTCTGCGATGGGAGGCGTTCCTGGACCGGGTCCGGGAACGCGGCACGTACGAGACCCGGGAAGAGGCCGAGCGCGCCGCGCGCGTGGTGCTGGCCCTTCTCGGCGCACACCTGGTGGGCGCGGAGCGGGCCGAACTGGCCGCCCGGCTGCCCGAGACCATGGCCCTGATCCTGCTCAACCCGCTCCAGGCCGCCGAACCGCTCTCGCCCGAGCGGTTCGTGCGCGCCACGGCGGCCTGGATCGAGGGCGCCACCGAACGGACCGCCCTGTGGGACGTGGGAGCCGTCCTCAGCGTCGCCGCCGACGCGGCGGGCGAGGACCTCCTGCGCCGCATCCTGCTGCAGCTGCCGACGGGGTACGACCTCCTCTTCGGCCGCCCGCAGCCCCTGTGA
- a CDS encoding DUF2267 domain-containing protein: MIPEPRTIAAPKAMTFDRLLEKIRYEGAYPTRERAEEALNAVLGGLGAQITGEERVAFAAALPREAARVFTAEAPGIDPAPAARFVDDLAARTGGTAATARWDAGTVLAAVATLMDPALVTRVIESLPPGYALLFGRAQLTTAARTQLGAAA; this comes from the coding sequence ATGATTCCTGAGCCTCGGACCATCGCCGCCCCGAAGGCCATGACGTTCGACCGGCTGCTGGAGAAGATCAGATACGAGGGTGCCTACCCCACCCGGGAGCGGGCGGAGGAGGCCCTGAACGCCGTACTGGGCGGGCTCGGCGCGCAGATCACGGGTGAGGAGCGGGTCGCGTTCGCCGCCGCGCTCCCCAGGGAGGCCGCCCGGGTGTTCACCGCCGAGGCCCCCGGCATCGACCCGGCCCCGGCCGCCCGTTTCGTGGACGATCTGGCCGCGCGGACCGGCGGTACGGCGGCGACCGCCCGCTGGGACGCGGGCACCGTGCTGGCGGCCGTCGCCACGCTGATGGACCCGGCGCTCGTCACCCGGGTCATCGAGTCCCTGCCGCCCGGCTACGCCCTGCTCTTCGGCCGCGCCCAGCTCACCACAGCGGCCCGGACCCAGCTCGGCGCGGCGGCCTGA
- a CDS encoding class I SAM-dependent methyltransferase produces the protein MRAGPVTVGAARGPWSEAESGRSKRQVAALPSELRVLDERILDTDVSPSVELIPQTGPVPHGGSTVLVSRLLERLADEDAVLALTEASAALPADGTLLLVEQIRPVGGDDLDATLQHLRPACLFGSGLRSRDEPAALAVRAGLRVRRCDDIGWDRRLWVLERGAGE, from the coding sequence GTGCGGGCGGGTCCGGTCACCGTAGGAGCGGCGCGCGGGCCGTGGTCCGAGGCAGAGAGCGGCCGGTCGAAGCGGCAGGTCGCGGCTCTGCCCTCCGAACTCCGGGTACTCGACGAGCGGATCCTGGACACCGACGTCTCACCGAGCGTCGAACTGATCCCGCAGACCGGGCCGGTGCCGCATGGGGGCAGCACCGTCCTGGTCTCGCGTCTTCTGGAGCGGCTGGCCGACGAGGACGCCGTCCTGGCGCTCACCGAGGCGTCCGCCGCCCTGCCCGCCGACGGGACGCTGCTCCTGGTCGAGCAGATCCGTCCCGTCGGCGGGGACGACCTCGATGCCACGCTCCAACACCTGCGGCCGGCCTGCCTGTTCGGCTCGGGGCTGCGCTCGCGGGACGAGCCGGCCGCACTGGCGGTACGGGCCGGGCTGCGGGTCCGCCGCTGCGACGACATCGGGTGGGACCGCCGGCTGTGGGTGCTGGAGCGCGGCGCCGGGGAGTGA
- a CDS encoding ABC transporter ATP-binding protein — protein MADPALLTDLPDQRAVLRRAAPFLAGHRLAVAATVLLLRLNQLALTQAVCVAGLLVVSAVMVGRGALSVGVAVVFVLATRDIFHRFEDLAGAVGDAREAHVRLARLLDLLRATGEEHRPAARGQLPPCGELALENVTFGYRTGPPVLDALTLAVDSGERLVIAGETGSGKSTLGKLLAGLYAPDRGTVRFAGHDLATVDPDRLRSRTVLVPQGVPLVDGTLAENLAMTAGSPDRAAVARTLGLLGLTEWVDSLPYGLDTAVSTRTLSAGERQLVAVARAALTDPAVLILDEATAGVDHATAARIEEALSTLVVIAHRADTLARGRRLLRMPGGRLTDVVQEEADRVLKCAADG, from the coding sequence ATGGCTGACCCCGCGCTGCTCACCGATCTCCCCGACCAGCGTGCCGTCCTCCGCCGAGCCGCCCCCTTCCTGGCCGGACACCGCCTCGCCGTCGCCGCCACCGTCCTCCTCCTGCGTCTGAACCAGCTGGCGTTGACCCAGGCGGTCTGTGTGGCGGGGCTGCTCGTGGTCAGTGCGGTCATGGTGGGGCGCGGGGCGCTGAGCGTCGGCGTGGCGGTGGTGTTCGTCCTGGCGACCCGGGACATCTTCCACCGCTTCGAGGACCTCGCCGGGGCCGTCGGGGACGCCCGCGAGGCCCACGTACGGCTCGCACGACTTCTGGACCTCCTCCGCGCGACCGGCGAGGAGCACCGCCCGGCCGCCCGCGGCCAGCTGCCCCCGTGCGGTGAACTCGCCCTGGAGAACGTCACGTTCGGCTACCGCACCGGTCCACCCGTCCTCGACGCGCTCACGCTCGCCGTCGACAGCGGCGAACGGCTCGTCATCGCCGGGGAGACCGGCTCCGGCAAGTCCACCCTGGGCAAGCTCCTGGCCGGGCTGTACGCCCCCGACCGGGGCACCGTCCGCTTCGCGGGCCACGACCTCGCCACGGTGGACCCGGACCGGCTGCGCTCCAGGACCGTCCTCGTACCGCAGGGAGTGCCCCTCGTCGACGGCACCCTCGCGGAGAATCTGGCCATGACGGCGGGCAGCCCCGACCGGGCGGCCGTGGCCCGCACCCTCGGGCTGCTCGGGCTGACGGAGTGGGTGGACTCCCTCCCGTACGGGCTCGACACCGCCGTCTCCACCCGGACCCTCTCCGCCGGGGAGCGGCAGCTCGTCGCCGTCGCACGGGCCGCGCTCACCGATCCGGCGGTGCTGATCCTGGACGAGGCGACCGCCGGGGTCGACCACGCGACCGCCGCCCGCATCGAGGAGGCGCTCTCCACCCTCGTCGTCATCGCCCACCGCGCGGACACCCTCGCCCGAGGCCGCCGCCTGCTGCGCATGCCCGGAGGCCGCCTCACCGACGTCGTGCAGGAGGAGGCCGACAGGGTTCTGAAGTGTGCGGCTGATGGCTGA
- a CDS encoding protein kinase domain-containing protein: MAVGESAGDGPGRGVLGALPERAPRRIGPYRILARLGAGGMGEVYLGADTRPAPWGTGPQLAAVKTVRRELVGDRAFRDRFRREMDTARSVESRFAARLLSGDAEAAEPWLATEYVAGPTLEQAVRAAGPLPVATVRALGLDLVRGLRGIHHARVQHRDLKPSNVLLGRDGAKVIDFGIARAFGASTMTATGAMLGSPGHMSPEHVLGGRHVVAASDVFCLASVLCYAATGESPFGNGPLAAVLYRISQAEADLRAVPDAVRELIEDCLSADPARRPDSTALEERFRAAVLADPRTAADESAPPHEPAVHREPAEPHESELPHEPTPPRQPGASEREPGAPEDARPGSGGDRPFWPPVVRELVAAHESELAAVVAAAGPLTAHAPTMPGASPVHSAETVTRPPGGPDPVASPGAAPTVPDAPRPGRRRRTIAAAVAAVLVLGVLGAVGLRAWQNDGGGDEAGGGGPGTAAPAGPSGSASPSESGSPPGGATAGTGLGPLGAERSRYFPAAPDARPAGWKPWSAKLDERPWSCALSPDVLVCRTLAGGLEAVRPSDGRPLWKAASPFPGDRAVTGNRGVVLPGRGSSPLIQDDVVVTMEAGVIRGRSAADGAVRWESDPGGGEETEVYGDPLLGEDVAFFTLGGAGSVYAVDVRSGERLWQAELTSHDAPMAGYGRYRAEVFVEGRLIAVTDGGLVAFDARTGKRTPVTVPGDKSCAAMRVHGGQVYCDIEGQDTAVLDAVTLRPILDELDPGSRAPRARGVVAAGGREYALEPNEAKGAVELTDLSATGADRSPRTVGALPGPEADQAGSAKGGGLHSEPVIVGSTALFADNRSLYTLPLRGGGSQRHDIEGAPGHGPPAGSGTGTDGTGEFDDLADKAWAPEVISIGGVLYLVFHDGTVRSVELPA, encoded by the coding sequence ATGGCAGTCGGAGAGTCGGCCGGGGACGGGCCGGGCAGGGGAGTGCTCGGTGCGCTGCCGGAGCGGGCGCCCCGGCGTATCGGCCCGTACCGGATCCTCGCCCGTCTGGGCGCGGGTGGCATGGGCGAGGTCTACCTCGGCGCCGACACCCGCCCGGCGCCCTGGGGCACCGGGCCGCAGCTGGCGGCGGTCAAGACCGTCCGGCGCGAACTGGTGGGGGACCGGGCGTTCCGTGACCGGTTCCGCCGCGAGATGGACACCGCCCGCTCGGTGGAGAGCCGTTTCGCCGCCCGGCTGCTGTCCGGCGACGCGGAGGCCGCGGAACCGTGGCTGGCCACCGAGTACGTGGCCGGGCCCACGTTGGAGCAGGCGGTCCGCGCGGCCGGGCCCCTGCCCGTGGCGACCGTGCGGGCCCTCGGGCTCGATCTGGTCCGGGGGCTGCGCGGCATCCACCACGCCCGTGTCCAGCACCGGGACCTGAAACCGTCGAACGTGCTGCTCGGCCGGGACGGCGCCAAGGTGATCGACTTCGGCATCGCGCGGGCCTTCGGCGCCAGCACCATGACCGCGACAGGGGCGATGCTGGGGTCACCGGGCCATATGTCCCCGGAGCATGTGCTGGGCGGACGGCATGTGGTGGCGGCGTCGGACGTCTTCTGCCTGGCCTCGGTGCTGTGCTACGCCGCTACTGGCGAATCCCCGTTCGGCAACGGCCCGTTGGCGGCCGTGCTCTACCGGATCTCGCAGGCGGAGGCGGATCTCCGCGCGGTGCCCGACGCCGTGCGCGAGCTGATCGAGGACTGCCTGTCCGCCGATCCCGCCCGCCGGCCCGACTCGACGGCCCTGGAGGAACGGTTCCGTGCGGCGGTCCTGGCGGACCCCCGGACCGCAGCGGACGAGTCCGCGCCGCCCCATGAGCCCGCAGTGCACCGGGAACCCGCCGAACCGCACGAGTCGGAGCTGCCCCACGAGCCCACACCGCCCCGCCAGCCCGGCGCGTCCGAGCGGGAGCCCGGTGCTCCGGAGGACGCCCGGCCCGGGAGCGGCGGCGACCGGCCGTTCTGGCCGCCCGTGGTACGGGAGTTGGTGGCCGCTCACGAGAGCGAACTGGCCGCCGTCGTGGCGGCGGCGGGCCCTCTCACCGCCCATGCGCCCACGATGCCGGGCGCCTCGCCCGTCCACAGCGCCGAAACGGTCACCCGTCCGCCGGGCGGCCCCGACCCCGTGGCGTCCCCCGGCGCGGCCCCCACCGTTCCCGACGCCCCTCGCCCCGGTCGGCGCCGTCGCACGATCGCCGCGGCGGTCGCGGCGGTGCTCGTCCTCGGTGTGCTGGGCGCCGTGGGTCTGCGGGCCTGGCAGAACGACGGTGGCGGGGACGAGGCCGGGGGCGGAGGGCCGGGGACGGCGGCTCCGGCCGGGCCGTCCGGTTCGGCCTCCCCCTCGGAGTCCGGCTCACCGCCGGGCGGGGCCACGGCAGGCACCGGGCTGGGCCCGCTCGGTGCCGAACGCAGCCGCTACTTCCCGGCGGCCCCCGACGCCCGCCCGGCCGGCTGGAAGCCGTGGTCGGCCAAGCTCGACGAGCGGCCGTGGAGCTGTGCCCTGAGCCCCGACGTGCTGGTCTGCCGCACGCTCGCGGGCGGGCTTGAGGCCGTCCGTCCGTCCGACGGCAGACCCTTGTGGAAGGCGGCCTCTCCCTTCCCCGGCGACCGCGCGGTCACCGGCAACCGGGGTGTCGTCCTCCCGGGGCGCGGCAGCAGCCCGCTCATCCAGGACGATGTCGTCGTCACCATGGAGGCCGGTGTGATCAGGGGCCGCTCGGCCGCGGACGGGGCGGTCCGCTGGGAGAGCGACCCGGGCGGCGGCGAGGAGACCGAGGTCTACGGAGACCCGCTGCTCGGTGAGGACGTCGCGTTCTTCACCCTGGGCGGCGCGGGAAGCGTGTACGCGGTGGACGTCCGCAGCGGCGAACGGCTGTGGCAGGCGGAACTCACCTCGCACGACGCCCCGATGGCCGGGTACGGCCGCTACCGCGCCGAGGTGTTCGTGGAGGGCAGGCTCATCGCCGTGACCGACGGCGGCCTGGTCGCGTTCGACGCCCGGACCGGGAAGCGGACACCGGTGACCGTACCGGGGGACAAGAGCTGCGCCGCGATGCGCGTCCACGGCGGCCAGGTCTACTGCGACATCGAGGGCCAGGACACCGCGGTCCTGGACGCCGTCACGCTGCGCCCGATCCTCGATGAGCTGGACCCGGGCAGCCGCGCTCCCCGGGCCCGGGGCGTCGTCGCCGCCGGAGGCCGGGAGTACGCCCTGGAACCGAATGAGGCCAAGGGCGCGGTCGAGCTGACCGACCTGTCGGCCACCGGCGCCGACCGGTCCCCGCGCACGGTCGGGGCGCTGCCCGGACCGGAGGCGGACCAGGCGGGGTCGGCGAAGGGCGGCGGCCTCCACTCGGAGCCGGTGATCGTCGGATCCACGGCTCTCTTCGCCGACAACCGGAGCCTCTACACCCTGCCCCTGCGCGGCGGCGGGAGCCAACGGCACGACATCGAGGGAGCGCCCGGACACGGGCCGCCCGCTGGATCCGGTACTGGCACCGACGGCACCGGGGAATTCGACGACCTGGCGGACAAGGCCTGGGCGCCCGAGGTGATCTCGATCGGCGGAGTGCTCTACCTGGTCTTCCACGACGGGACCGTCCGGTCCGTCGAACTGCCCGCCTGA
- a CDS encoding protein kinase domain-containing protein, giving the protein MLRPLDSDSPYEIGPYRLLASLGSGGMGTVHLAVPSGGGTADLVALKTVRRDLEQASDFRLRFRREAEAARAVRGPYVSALVDAAPDAERPWLATQYIAGPSLEEAVDRRGPLPVPVVRDLGAAVARGLAAVHGARLVHRDLKPANVVLGATGPRLIDFGIAQAYDATALTATGVMVGSPGFMSPEHIAADRSVTGASDVFCLGAVLCFAATGHGPFEDSELAAIVHRIAQGRPDLSRVPEELRQIVTDCLHRDPGRRPTTAELIRALDTSSPPDRPGVRPAPAPRAFPWPDDVRELIGTYESAAAAALAAPPMPRTAPAPAPPSAGPPAGHPAGQTRAGGPAGARGRRRGLAVAAGAAVLAGVLTAVLLLLPDDPARRTPGDSRATPERSAGASGGATPSPTPPPRTAPIAASKMSDFGPDALDRTLQPEDWRPWAVSFEGPGAADDCALSGDVLVCRLRDEPTRQTRLEARDASDGSRLWSYPAEGEATGLLGVGGLDVDDRHAYVTAADGEGFEVLDLSDGKPVARLPGRTGYDPSVVRVHDGRIFTSYAGGAGAGLAANMLFRAYDADDRAQVWERVIPWAFTPSLDIVGDRVWLTGSRATFTLDPETGKTLAEAPWNCDRRIRGALYDACNGRVVDARTLRPVGNGTYPGIPEAVSREGLLFVEGDGRRAGSRYIAAVDVRSGDERWTAPWTRGDSVVVAGDRLLVFGGDGVRTFALADGAPGAALSTVRNWPLEGGTAGSKVQPSVVLVSGGAYFLAFGDGTVMTAPVP; this is encoded by the coding sequence GTGCTGCGCCCGCTCGACTCCGACTCCCCGTACGAGATCGGCCCGTACCGCCTGCTCGCCTCACTCGGCTCCGGCGGGATGGGCACGGTCCATCTCGCCGTCCCGTCCGGCGGCGGCACCGCGGACCTGGTCGCGCTGAAGACCGTACGCCGCGATCTGGAGCAGGCAAGCGACTTCCGGCTCCGCTTCCGGCGCGAGGCGGAGGCGGCGCGTGCCGTCCGCGGCCCGTACGTCTCCGCGCTCGTCGATGCCGCCCCGGACGCCGAACGGCCCTGGCTGGCCACCCAGTACATCGCCGGGCCCTCACTGGAGGAGGCGGTGGACCGACGGGGCCCGCTCCCCGTGCCCGTCGTCCGGGACCTGGGCGCGGCCGTCGCCCGCGGGCTGGCGGCCGTGCACGGCGCACGGCTCGTCCACCGGGACCTGAAACCGGCCAATGTCGTCCTCGGCGCCACGGGACCTCGGCTGATCGACTTCGGCATCGCCCAGGCCTACGACGCGACGGCGTTGACGGCGACCGGGGTCATGGTGGGGTCGCCGGGCTTCATGTCGCCCGAGCACATCGCGGCCGACCGGTCGGTGACCGGTGCGTCCGACGTGTTCTGCCTCGGGGCGGTGCTCTGTTTCGCCGCCACCGGCCACGGGCCGTTCGAGGACAGCGAACTCGCCGCGATCGTGCACCGCATCGCCCAGGGGCGGCCCGACCTCTCCCGGGTGCCGGAGGAGTTGCGGCAGATCGTGACCGACTGTCTGCACCGGGACCCCGGCCGCAGACCGACGACCGCGGAACTGATCCGCGCGCTCGACACGTCCTCCCCGCCGGACCGACCGGGCGTCCGCCCGGCACCGGCACCCCGGGCCTTCCCCTGGCCGGACGACGTGCGTGAGCTGATCGGTACGTACGAGAGCGCCGCGGCGGCGGCCCTGGCCGCGCCTCCCATGCCCCGGACCGCCCCGGCCCCGGCGCCGCCCTCGGCCGGACCTCCGGCGGGGCACCCCGCCGGGCAGACCCGCGCCGGGGGACCGGCCGGGGCGCGCGGCCGTCGACGGGGCCTCGCCGTCGCGGCGGGGGCGGCGGTGCTCGCCGGAGTGCTCACGGCCGTCCTGCTGCTCCTCCCTGACGATCCGGCACGCCGTACCCCGGGCGACTCCCGTGCGACACCGGAGCGGAGCGCCGGGGCGAGCGGGGGAGCCACCCCCTCGCCCACGCCACCCCCGCGCACCGCCCCCATAGCCGCGAGCAAGATGTCGGACTTCGGGCCCGATGCCCTGGACCGCACCCTCCAGCCCGAGGACTGGCGGCCCTGGGCGGTCTCCTTCGAGGGGCCCGGCGCGGCGGACGACTGCGCGCTCAGCGGCGACGTACTGGTCTGCCGGCTCCGGGACGAGCCGACCCGGCAGACCCGGCTGGAGGCGCGGGACGCCTCCGACGGCTCCCGGCTGTGGAGCTATCCCGCCGAGGGCGAGGCCACCGGCCTCCTCGGGGTCGGCGGCCTCGACGTGGACGACCGGCACGCCTATGTCACCGCGGCCGACGGGGAGGGCTTCGAGGTGCTCGACCTGTCCGACGGCAAGCCGGTCGCCCGGCTGCCCGGCCGGACCGGGTACGACCCGTCGGTGGTCCGCGTCCACGACGGGCGGATCTTCACCTCGTACGCGGGCGGCGCCGGAGCGGGCCTGGCCGCCAACATGCTCTTCCGCGCGTACGACGCCGACGACCGCGCCCAGGTCTGGGAACGGGTGATCCCCTGGGCGTTCACGCCGAGCCTGGACATCGTGGGCGACCGCGTGTGGCTCACCGGCAGCCGGGCCACCTTCACCCTCGACCCGGAGACCGGGAAGACGCTGGCCGAGGCCCCGTGGAACTGTGACCGCCGCATCCGCGGCGCTCTCTACGACGCCTGCAACGGCCGCGTCGTGGACGCACGGACCCTGCGGCCGGTGGGCAACGGCACCTACCCGGGCATCCCGGAGGCCGTGAGCCGCGAGGGACTCCTCTTCGTCGAGGGGGACGGCCGTCGTGCGGGCTCCCGGTACATCGCGGCGGTCGACGTGCGGAGCGGGGACGAGCGGTGGACCGCGCCCTGGACGCGCGGGGACTCCGTGGTGGTGGCCGGGGACAGGCTGCTGGTCTTCGGCGGTGACGGTGTGCGCACCTTCGCCCTGGCCGACGGCGCCCCGGGGGCGGCCCTGAGCACCGTCCGGAACTGGCCCCTGGAGGGCGGTACCGCCGGGAGCAAGGTCCAACCGAGCGTGGTGCTGGTGTCCGGCGGGGCCTACTTCCTCGCTTTCGGCGACGGTACGGTGATGACGGCCCCGGTCCCCTGA